A window of Sorex araneus isolate mSorAra2 chromosome 3, mSorAra2.pri, whole genome shotgun sequence genomic DNA:
tatttttaaaagcttttaagaTCTAAGAATGATAAACGTATTAGACAAGTTTTAAAGAGCAGAGTCTGCATATACTTTGTATTGCGTATATATATGCGAATATATGCATTCCCTTAGTGTTAACATTAGGCATGGTAAGATTATTGAAAGCAGGACCTCAGCCATAGAACTTGAATGTCAGCCCAGCTAGGCCATATGGAAATGTCACCGGTTTCCTCcaatttccattttctatttcagGATCCAGCACAGGAGCACCATCATCTCAAAGCTGTAACCCTCATTCTTTCCTCAAGTCCGAATTATTTTGGTGAATGATACCTCtttgttttcaaaacattttttagttTGGATCTGATGCTTTCTCCTGAAAAGATTGTTTAGGCAGGACATCCTGGAAGTGATGTAGTTTTCTTATCTGGCCGTTATTAGAGGGTAGGTATGATGTCAGGGAGTCTTATTATGGTTATGATTCATGCCTTTGGGTGATATGCTTGGTCAAATGCTTATTATGTATCTCTTAAATTTTCTAAGATTTcttttatttgcattatttttttgggcggggggctgtacctggcaatattcagggcttgttcttggctttgtactcagcgATCACCTCTGATGGGACCTGGGGTAcctctggggttctggggattgaatccaagtctaCCACTGCAGGCGAAGCGCCCTGTCCAcaatactgtctctccaaccccacattCATCTTGATTTTAGAACATATTGGGTGTTTTATCTCCAAGCatttttactttgtatttctAAAGATGATTTTTAGGTATTTCCCTCAATCCTTTATGTTACAAATTGAAATGCTTTATAACTATGTTTCTTTGtcatttatttgtatattcaGTTATTTACATAACTAGCTGCTCATGGATGTAAATTTTATTCTGCAAGTTATCATAGAATTGTATTGTTGCTCAGATAGTGCTAGCTTTGACCACTTGGAGCACCTTCAACTTCTCCTAGGTCGTCAGTGAGTTGCTCCAGCTTTCTcccacattttcttattttctaatgtaAGGTGTTGCTggattttcttatattttgaatgtttgtGTATCAGACCCTAAGTGTACCTGCCAAGATatttgtttactcctggctctgtccttggggctcagtcttggtgggcttgggggaccaaatgggctaccagggactgagccccagttggctgcatgaagAGCAAGTTTCCTACCTGTATAGTATGGCGCTGGCCTCTGAAATATATTATCTAAAGAAAGTATTTTAGGCAAATATTTCACATTCAgcaggggtctgagagatagaaTAGGAGGTAAGACAGCTCTATACAGCTGGCCCTGGTTTAGTTCCTGGTGCTACATACAGTTGACAGAACACTGCTAGGAATATTTTCTGAGTGTTCCTGGGTGCAGtcccaattcccagcaccccctacccacaaaaaagataaaaatcagaatccacagagaaaaaaataataaattaggttTTATTACTGTTTAATATTTTTGCTGTTGGGATCTGAAGCATACTTAAAGGTGAGAAGCATATACCTGGAATATATAAGACCCTATGTTTGATCTGAACACATGTACTGCACCCCAAGTATTGTCCAGTATAGCTCTGGAGACCccagaagtttttctttttttaaatgaaaacacaatGACCCCAGACTATATgcattagtatttttaaaaaacctcatAGTTAGAAATACAGGAAATATTGTAAACTTTTGAGATGTTTCCTGTCATTTTTCTACCAAAGACTAGTAAAGATGGtttttgaatcactgtcactgtcactgtcatcccgttgctccaaTTTTGCTGCATACATTTTTACAAACTTTTTGGACAAACAGCTTTGTGGGTATAGccacaaaaagtgaaaaaaaatcaaaacaaggatAATGACACTTTTCAAATGACCTCTTGAGAGAAACTTTTAGTCTGTTTTTTGTAGCCTCCTAAAGTTATAGTTTTATCTCTTATGCTGGATGATAAATATGCCAACTTCATTCTTAGTCTGTATCTCAATTTCTTTATCAGTCTTCTGTTAACATTATTATATATGTGAGGCaagttattttgtaaaaataataagtTACTAAAATAAAAGAGTCTATGAAGAGCAGTTTACATACCTCTGAGCCATCGATCTTTTGTCTCGCATtactagtcctgagattttatagAACAAGAGTTGACCAAGACATCAAGGGAGGTCACTGGATAAAGGGAGAGGGAATCGTCCCTGGCAGAGCTGAAATTGGGTGAAACGGATTTGCTCCCGACTGAAGGGATAGAGTTCCCCTGTGGTTTTGATCTGGGGCAGATGCTTTCCCACAGACAGTGGAGAGGCTGCCCCAGATGATCAGGGGGCTGGGCTATGTGCTGGGGAGCCCGGGGAGCCCCGACACACGAGTCTTCTCAGAGCCCGCTTGACCTCCTTGTTGCGCAGAGTGTAGATGAAAGGGTTCAGCATGGGTGTGATGATTGTGTAAAACACGgctgggcccccggcccccggcccactGGTGCTAGGCTGCAGGTAGATGCAGATGGGTGGCAGGTAGTAGAGCAGCACCACGGTGaggtgggaggagcaggtggagaaggctcgCCGGCGACCCTCTGCTGTGCGGATTCTCAGCACGGCCCCCACGATGAAGACGTAGGACGTGATAATGAGGATCAGGCAGCCTGTACCTACCACACCAATGTTGGCCAGCACCACCAGCTCATTCACGGTGGTGTCTACACAGGCCAGCTGCAGCACAGGAGGGATGTCACAGAAGAAGTAGGCGATGTGGTGAGGTCCACAGTAGGGCAGGCGGAAGGTCAGGGAGGTGTGGATGGCAGAGTGAACGGCGCCAGTGGCCCAAGTGGCCCCTGCCAGCCCCGTGCATATGCGCCTGTTCATGGCCACTGAATAATGCAGGGGTTGGCAGATGGCCAggtagcggtcataggccatgactGTGTACAGGAAGCACTCGGTGCTGGCCAGGAAGTGGAAACAGTAAAGCTGGACTGCACAGCCATGGAAGGAGATGACCATCTCCTCCGGAGTGATGAGACCCGCCATGACCTTGGGCACTGTCACTGTGGACAGGCATGCATCCAGGAAGGAGAGGTGCCCCAGAAAGTGGTACATGGGGGAGGAGAGGCGAGGGTCAGAGCTTACGGTTAGGAGAATGAGGAGATTTCCAATCACTGTGATGCTGTAggtgatgaggaagaggaggaagaagaggccaGGATGCTCTGAGGTGTACATCAGACTCTCCAGCAGGAAGTAGCTCACCACCGTCTGGTTGGGATCCTCTGTCTTTATGGCCATCCTCACACACCGAGGCTAGTTAGTGCCTTTGCACAAGACCAACACCGCTAGTTAGTAAACCTGAGCTATTGGAGCACGTCATTTTGATCTTGTCCCAGAagtaggagaaagacaaacaggtTCCAGGTATTGGTGTGGTCCATTCTAGTTTTCCTTCCTGCTTCTTCAAATGGATCCTATCAGTCTGGAATCTATAAATCTTTGTGAGACACAGAAAGGACCAGACGGGTTTGTTGGAGGAATGCAAGGCCTAAGTAATGGCAAGATGAGTATGGATTATGAATCTTACTCTCTTGGAATATCTAGGTTTTTGTGCATGAATTCCCCAGCTGCAacacttctcttttctttgctgTGCCATTCTGCAGATGGGGCCAGGCAGGTTTTATTGCTGTAACATGGGATTTATCTCTTACCTTAAGGGGAGCCTTGTCTGGAGCTTTGAGCTGTTACATCAGCCAGGAACCTGCCATCCCATTTCTTTTTCACCTTCAGGGAGTTCTTTAGAATTTCACCTCCTAGCAGACAACCCTCCAGTGCTTGAAGTCCTTGGGGGTTGATTGTGTAATTACCAGACAAATTGCTCAGTACTTCTTACTCTTCCTGTGAAGCCTTGTGTTTCATGCCTTTGGGAGATGGTTGCCTGCCCTTTATCTCCTTTATCATGGTGGCCTGAGGGAAGCTTTAATTTTGACTCTGCAATCCTTTACCTGTGAAGCCTGTTAGATATCATGGATTtttgtgaaagatttttttttctcatgtgtgtgctgtgtgtgtgtgttgtgtaacTTCTGCTGCCTCTTTGCTTTTCACTTTCCATGGATATAATCTTTTCTTGACTCTGTATAAGCTAAATCTATATTTTCACATTGGTAGTCTATGTCCGAGAACTCCTGGCCTGTGGCAAATGATGCTAGAAGCTTTTTTGTAAGTCTTACTGAATCTATACATGAATTTAATTTCTCCTCTCTACTATTCTCATTGTTGAGGCAGAGAGTATATCTACATCAAATATGCAGATTCACTGTAAACCATTTTCCATCACTGTTACAGTCAGTCCCCAGAGAAATTCCTTTCACCCAGGAAGCTCTTTGCAACTTCTTTTCATCAGTTTACTGCTTTCTTTGAACCCATCATAGCATCCTGTTTTGACCATGAAACGAATTCCCCCTATACACTTCTTCTGCTTTCTATGattaaatttaaacattatttccTCTACATgctttctagggctggagcaatagcacagcaggtacgttgtttgctttacatgtggctgacccgggttcgattcctccgtccttctcggagagccggcaagctaccgagagtatcctgtccatatgacagagtctggcaagctatccatggcatatttgttatgccaaaaacagtaacaacaagtctcacaatggagatgttactggtgctcgcttgagcaaatcgatgaacaatgagacgacagtgctacagtgctacgtgcTCTCTAGAAATTATTTGTCTTACACTGATTCATTTCCAAAGCTGTggcattttaaatagaaatttgtcCCAAATAATTGACATGTGCTGCCTTAATGCCCTACACATTTATGTCTTATCTCCCTGAGAAGAACTCAGTAAAGATCTCTCATGAGTTCTCTAGTTCCTATAAACATTTTGGtgataaaatagaaatagcaCAGGTCCAAGTTTATTTGTTTTCCTATAAATTAGTTCAAATACCTAGTCAGCCGCTTATGACCATAAGACAGGAATCAGttgctaatttttcttttttccattcattgaatttaaaatgagaatttatCACTTGTGGTAGCTATTGTTTTGCTTAAGGTAGACTAGAGCACATAGCTGataatctttaatttctttcattttaatgtttgaaactttatttaaacaccatgtttTACACAATTGTTAATAGTATACATGTCTTAGatatttagtgttccaacaccaaccccaccattaGTGTGTCCTTTTCCTACCATTGCCCCCAATTTCCCACCCCTgccaagcctgctcccttagcaggcacaaaatcatctatttttattgcttgttacaacatatgTCTCACAAATATGTTACTAAAATAATGGAGGATTTGCTAAGCTGTttggtgctagttgagtcttctgtgttattgattgtgctcattgagcttggtgggcttctgtgcaactttcccagctagtttgctgtgctcctactgggctgtcagagCTGTGAAGTTAGGAGGTATCACGTGGCCATATATGTGGCCATAAAATCCAGAACCTCTGGAACTGGGACAAATCAGCATTTTATCAATGCCTCTTCAAGATTTGTTGTTGACGTGTGAAGCTGGGCCACTTATATGCTGGAGCATGTTGGGTGTGGGGGACATTGACAGGGCGGGAACTCATTGCTCTCACCCTGAGAAGGCTCCAGAGATATCAGACCAGAGCCCCTGCTTTCCTGGGATGATTCAGCTATGGAAAGATTAGCCAAAGTTTGTTTATATTCTATAGCTTTTTCAACTGTACAATAAATCTTGTGATGTTTCTGGTAAAAATTCATCTTGAACAAATATAATGATGGTGCAATCCCTATTTTGCAAAAATATCCATTCTAATGTTTAGTTCATCAGTACAATATAGTACCCCTTGCATTGATTGTGTAGATGTATTGCAGTATTCCTACTAATCAGGTTGAGGTTTGCTTCTTTACACTCTGTAAGACGGATATGATTTCTTCACACATGCACTCTGTCACTGAGACACATCACCCAGCcagatatgattttttaaattaaaacattagcATTATTGCATGTTGAAAAATTTGAAACGTTTCTAAGATGGAATCTTATGGTTAAGCACACTTTGGGAAATACTTTGTCagtttctcagaaaaataaataggaatttaCCTTGTGATCTAATGTTCTCTAAAATTCtagaatatagaaatgaaaacCTATGTTCATATAGTCATAAATGTTTATTGcataattattcataatagccaaatcTGTTGAACATTCATACTCTCTGTTCTGTGACCAGTGAGCAAGTAGATCCATAAATGCTGTGGCATTCTGTTGTGAAGATGGTTTATACAATGGATGGACCTGAAAAGCAGTAGGCTAACTCAACAGAACTGTGATCTgagggtgctggggtgaggggaggggacttTGGGATAGAAGTGGAGGGATCTGGCAATGCTGGTGGGCATGGCATAGAAACACTGTATGTATCAAACGATAGCATTGTACtattgtaataaaaaattaataagaatataAAGTAGATCCACCAAATTATATGACTCTaatgagtcagaagtaaaagTCACATAATATTGCTTTCACTTTTGATAAAATTTCCTGTAAAGACAAATCTATGAAGGAGAATGTGGAGAAATGGGTCCCTGGGTGTGCAATGAGAGTAGGGAATGACTCTAAGTGGTTCCGGGCCATCTTAAAATTAGAACGTGATGACAGTCACTCAATTTTTGGAAATGTACTAGTGATCGTTCTTGTTTACAGGAGCAGGCAGattttatggtttgcagtgcataCTCTAATAAACTGTAAGAGATTTTAAAGGAAATGTAGTAATGCAaagcatgatttaaaaaatgtaaaaatattgctTGTTCAATGACTTCATGGTTTCAGAgaccttatatttttaaaagcttttaggATCTTGGAATGATGAACtttaaatagaaacatttaaaagAGCAGAGACTGCATATACattgtattatatgtatatatgttatatatgtgtatatatatgtatgtgtgtgtgcacacgtgtgcatgtgtgcattccCTTAATGCTAACATTAGGCATGGTGCCATTATTGAAATCAGGACTTCAGCCATAGAACTTGAA
This region includes:
- the LOC101554381 gene encoding olfactory receptor 10S1-like, yielding MAIKTEDPNQTVVSYFLLESLMYTSEHPGLFFLLFLITYSITVIGNLLILLTVSSDPRLSSPMYHFLGHLSFLDACLSTVTVPKVMAGLITPEEMVISFHGCAVQLYCFHFLASTECFLYTVMAYDRYLAICQPLHYSVAMNRRICTGLAGATWATGAVHSAIHTSLTFRLPYCGPHHIAYFFCDIPPVLQLACVDTTVNELVVLANIGVVGTGCLILIITSYVFIVGAVLRIRTAEGRRRAFSTCSSHLTVVLLYYLPPICIYLQPSTSGPGAGGPAVFYTIITPMLNPFIYTLRNKEVKRALRRLVCRGSPGSPAHSPAP